A stretch of the uncultured Trichococcus sp. genome encodes the following:
- a CDS encoding 6-phospho-beta-glucosidase, whose product MGLSKNFLWGGATAANQAEGGVLEGGRGLSNVDLLPTGPDRKKVASGDLEMLEWKDGYYYPAKEAIDMYHRYMEDIQLFAEMGFKVYRMSLSWSRIFPNGDDLEPNEEGLVFYDSIFEELKKHNIEPLVTIAHFDVPIHLIKEYGGWKNRKLVDFYSRYAETVLKRYKGLVKYWLTINEINILLHQPFVGGGIVFKEGDNKLEINYQAAHHQLLASALATKIAHEVDPKNMVGCMLAGGSHYPYTCRPEDYQEAINRDREGYFFIDVQARGKYPNYALKKFEREGLNIQMEEGDNAILAASPVDFVTFSYYCSRTVSAHSEDYAQATGNLFPSIKNEHLPSTEWGWQIDPLGLRNSLNQMYDRYQKPLFIVENGLGAIDIPDENGYVADDYRIDYLKKHVQALKDAVEIDGVELLGYTTWGCIDLVAASTGQMSKRYGFIYVDRDDEGKGTLNRTKKKSFEWYKKVIASNGEEL is encoded by the coding sequence ATGGGATTAAGCAAAAATTTTTTATGGGGCGGTGCGACTGCTGCCAATCAAGCGGAAGGCGGCGTACTTGAAGGTGGGCGTGGTTTATCCAATGTAGATTTATTGCCAACTGGACCGGATCGGAAAAAGGTAGCCTCAGGCGATTTGGAAATGCTTGAATGGAAAGATGGTTATTACTATCCTGCAAAAGAAGCCATAGATATGTACCATCGATATATGGAAGACATTCAACTATTTGCGGAAATGGGTTTTAAAGTCTATCGCATGTCTTTATCTTGGTCCCGCATTTTTCCTAATGGAGATGATCTGGAACCGAATGAAGAAGGACTTGTTTTTTATGATTCAATTTTTGAAGAATTAAAGAAGCATAATATCGAGCCGTTAGTAACGATTGCTCATTTTGACGTACCGATTCATTTGATTAAAGAGTATGGTGGCTGGAAAAACCGTAAATTAGTAGACTTCTATTCCCGTTATGCAGAGACTGTTCTGAAGCGATATAAAGGTTTGGTGAAATACTGGCTGACCATCAATGAAATCAACATCCTGCTGCATCAGCCGTTTGTAGGTGGAGGTATCGTATTTAAAGAAGGCGATAACAAACTGGAAATCAATTACCAAGCAGCACATCATCAATTGCTCGCCAGTGCTTTAGCAACGAAAATTGCTCATGAAGTTGATCCTAAAAATATGGTTGGGTGCATGTTAGCGGGAGGGAGCCATTATCCGTATACTTGCAGACCAGAAGATTATCAAGAAGCGATCAATCGCGATCGTGAAGGTTATTTCTTTATTGATGTGCAAGCCCGCGGGAAATATCCCAATTACGCATTAAAGAAATTTGAACGAGAAGGATTGAACATTCAAATGGAAGAAGGCGATAATGCTATTCTCGCTGCCTCACCAGTAGATTTTGTAACGTTCTCCTACTATTGCTCAAGAACTGTCAGTGCTCATTCTGAGGATTATGCACAAGCAACCGGAAATTTATTCCCATCGATCAAAAATGAGCATTTGCCATCAACAGAATGGGGATGGCAAATAGATCCATTAGGATTGAGAAATTCATTAAATCAAATGTATGATCGTTATCAAAAACCATTATTCATTGTAGAAAACGGATTGGGCGCGATCGATATACCAGATGAAAATGGATATGTGGCTGACGATTACCGCATCGACTACCTGAAAAAACATGTTCAAGCTTTAAAAGATGCTGTAGAGATTGATGGCGTCGAACTGCTAGGATATACAACCTGGGGATGTATTGACCTTGTTGCCGCAAGCACCGGGCAAATGAGTAAACGTTACGGATTTATTTATGTCGATCGTGATGACGAAGGAAAGGGTACTCTGAATCGAACGAAGAAAAAATCGTTTGAATGGTATAAAAAAGTAATTGCTTCAAATGGTGAAGAATTATAG
- a CDS encoding LysR family transcriptional regulator, whose protein sequence is MELRVLNYFLTVVYEENITSAAEKLHITQPTLSRQLMQLEEELGVSLFRRGKKKITLTSEGLLLKRRAEEILDLTSRTELELKEQKTLMNGEIAIGGGETQSMRVLADFIKAFSTEYPQVTYKLYSADADDIKDRVNKGLLDICLLTEPVDVDKYDFIRIPQKERWGVIMRKDSPLAQERSVAPEDLLAYPILIPGRALVQNELDNWFGDAYGALHIIGRYNLIYNAAILVEAGVGVALCLEKLVPVREETELCFRTLAPALETGVVIAWKKNQIFPPAVAKFIELLKNAFRA, encoded by the coding sequence ATGGAATTAAGGGTTCTGAATTATTTTTTGACAGTGGTTTATGAAGAGAACATCACTAGTGCCGCTGAAAAGTTGCACATCACCCAGCCGACCTTGTCGCGCCAATTGATGCAGTTGGAAGAGGAATTAGGCGTTTCTTTGTTCCGGCGCGGCAAAAAGAAAATCACGTTGACCAGCGAAGGGTTGCTGCTGAAAAGACGGGCGGAGGAAATCCTCGATCTGACCAGCAGGACCGAACTGGAGCTGAAGGAGCAGAAAACGCTCATGAACGGCGAAATTGCCATCGGTGGGGGAGAAACGCAGTCCATGCGCGTTTTGGCTGATTTCATCAAAGCTTTCAGCACGGAATATCCGCAAGTGACCTACAAATTGTACAGTGCCGATGCCGATGACATCAAGGATCGGGTCAACAAAGGGCTGTTGGACATCTGCCTGCTGACGGAGCCGGTCGATGTCGATAAATATGATTTCATCCGGATTCCCCAGAAAGAACGCTGGGGTGTCATCATGCGGAAGGACAGTCCGCTGGCGCAGGAGCGCTCCGTTGCACCTGAGGATCTGTTGGCTTATCCGATCCTGATTCCGGGGAGAGCATTGGTCCAGAACGAACTTGACAATTGGTTCGGCGACGCCTATGGGGCCTTGCATATCATCGGGCGCTACAATCTGATCTACAATGCGGCCATCCTGGTGGAAGCGGGCGTCGGGGTTGCGTTGTGTCTGGAAAAACTTGTCCCGGTCCGTGAGGAAACCGAGCTCTGCTTCCGGACCTTGGCGCCTGCCTTGGAGACAGGCGTGGTCATCGCCTGGAAAAAGAATCAGATTTTCCCGCCGGCAGTGGCTAAATTCATCGAGCTTCTTAAGAATGCCTTCAGGGCATGA
- a CDS encoding MFS transporter — protein MDMRTLKKLALLSSSFVVVSGGAIAVNVPAIAQDFPQIPLPLVESLTTMPSLFLIVSVLLSHAIARKVGYKRTVLVGLATVLVSGLVPVFVHHFWIIFLSRALFGFGIGLFNSLLVSFIRHFYEGAERAAMIGLQSAFEGIGGMTISFLVGQLLKIDWQTSFWVYLAALPAMLLFAALVPDIPAEPAAVSSQPQQTDPLSTRSKAMDKAVFGYLTLLVVAVMFYMTITVRVTPLMLANGYGDATNGSYILSLIGIGAMTAGFLFGKVFGAVGKYTLPLALFGMGMALVTIGFSDTVWVTGLAAAFCGFSFRTFIPYLFNKVNSSASGNANAATSLLLVGFNIGAAFSPYGIVLVERLFRLTSERGIFFLEGALLLGGGILGGGYHFLAKHAETSAEEV, from the coding sequence ATGGATATGAGGACACTCAAGAAGCTTGCGCTGTTGTCCAGCTCATTTGTTGTTGTTTCCGGTGGAGCCATCGCGGTGAATGTGCCCGCCATCGCCCAGGATTTTCCGCAAATCCCGTTGCCGTTAGTTGAATCTTTGACAACGATGCCTTCCCTGTTCTTGATCGTTTCGGTTCTGCTCAGCCACGCCATCGCAAGGAAAGTCGGCTATAAGAGGACTGTTCTTGTGGGGCTGGCTACGGTTCTGGTTTCAGGCTTGGTTCCGGTATTTGTGCATCATTTCTGGATCATTTTCCTTTCCAGGGCACTCTTCGGATTCGGGATCGGACTTTTCAATTCGCTCCTGGTCAGTTTTATCCGGCATTTTTATGAGGGGGCCGAGAGAGCGGCGATGATCGGGCTGCAGAGCGCCTTTGAAGGCATCGGCGGGATGACCATTTCCTTCCTTGTGGGGCAGTTGCTGAAGATCGACTGGCAAACTTCCTTTTGGGTCTACTTGGCGGCTCTGCCGGCGATGCTTCTGTTCGCGGCCTTGGTTCCGGATATCCCGGCTGAACCGGCTGCCGTTTCCAGTCAGCCACAGCAAACGGATCCTTTGAGCACACGCAGCAAGGCGATGGACAAGGCGGTTTTCGGCTATCTGACCCTGCTCGTTGTGGCGGTGATGTTCTATATGACGATCACGGTCCGGGTCACGCCGCTCATGCTGGCGAACGGTTATGGCGATGCTACGAACGGAAGCTACATCCTTTCCCTGATTGGCATCGGTGCAATGACAGCTGGTTTTTTATTCGGAAAAGTTTTTGGGGCTGTCGGGAAATATACTTTGCCGCTTGCCTTGTTCGGGATGGGAATGGCTCTGGTGACGATCGGGTTCTCGGACACTGTCTGGGTGACCGGTTTGGCTGCTGCATTCTGCGGCTTCTCCTTCCGTACTTTCATCCCTTATCTCTTCAACAAAGTCAACAGCTCGGCGTCGGGGAACGCGAATGCCGCCACATCGCTGCTGCTGGTCGGATTCAATATCGGCGCAGCCTTTTCCCCTTACGGTATCGTTCTGGTGGAGCGCCTGTTCCGGCTGACTTCAGAACGGGGAATTTTTTTCCTGGAAGGGGCACTGCTGCTGGGGGGCGGTATCCTCGGTGGCGGCTATCATTTTCTGGCGAAGCATGCTGAAACGAGTGCGGAGGAAGTGTGA
- a CDS encoding MBL fold metallo-hydrolase: MATHKQAVPPPTVFFGEEAFQPIDHTEVRWLGSGGMFVNTRGTCIMMDPMLKDFDMPLLIDMPIAPENIPHLDAVLITHCDNDHYSVPSLHAMEHVSKAFHGPHYVAELMQAEGFPASGHNIGDSFEIGPAKITLTPADHAWQNEKAKYNYRVFRLEDYCGFWIETPDGIIWAPGDSRLMKEHLEMPQPDAILFDFSDNEWHIGLEGAIQMANTYPEAHLILCHWGTVDAPELNVFNADPQSLYDRVVNPERIHAYAPGQPFSLKKS; this comes from the coding sequence ATGGCAACACACAAACAAGCCGTTCCACCACCTACCGTATTTTTTGGAGAAGAAGCTTTTCAACCGATCGACCACACGGAAGTCCGCTGGCTGGGCAGCGGCGGGATGTTCGTGAACACCCGCGGCACCTGCATCATGATGGATCCGATGCTGAAGGACTTCGATATGCCGCTTCTGATCGACATGCCGATTGCGCCTGAAAACATCCCGCATCTGGATGCAGTGCTGATTACGCACTGCGACAATGACCATTACAGCGTGCCGTCACTGCACGCAATGGAGCATGTCTCCAAAGCATTCCACGGGCCGCATTATGTGGCCGAACTGATGCAGGCGGAAGGATTTCCAGCAAGCGGACATAATATCGGCGACAGTTTCGAAATCGGACCGGCCAAAATAACGCTGACACCGGCGGACCATGCCTGGCAGAATGAAAAAGCCAAATACAATTACCGAGTATTCCGGTTGGAGGATTACTGCGGCTTTTGGATCGAGACACCGGATGGAATCATCTGGGCACCGGGCGATTCCCGGTTGATGAAGGAGCACTTGGAAATGCCGCAGCCGGATGCGATTCTCTTCGACTTTTCCGACAACGAGTGGCATATCGGATTGGAAGGGGCCATCCAAATGGCGAACACCTATCCTGAAGCGCATCTGATCCTTTGCCATTGGGGAACGGTCGATGCACCGGAACTGAACGTATTCAACGCCGATCCGCAATCCTTGTATGATCGGGTGGTTAATCCGGAAAGGATCCATGCCTATGCTCCAGGGCAGCCATTCAGCCTGAAAAAATCCTAA
- a CDS encoding histidine phosphatase family protein has product MKRLYLVRHGETLFNVQGKIQGWSDSPLTERGIKQAQAVRDYFGSEGIRFDHAYSSTSERASDTLELITGMPYARLKGLKEVNYGFFEGEREMLKPKEPQEIVSFFVPFGGENTNDVAERVAKTLTEVMEQGDHTNVLAVSHSGACYNFLKLWQDPAEELAKGFPNGSIFVYGYKEKEFRLEEVVRPVL; this is encoded by the coding sequence ATGAAACGATTATATTTGGTCCGTCACGGCGAGACTTTGTTCAATGTCCAAGGAAAGATTCAGGGCTGGAGCGACTCGCCTTTGACGGAACGGGGCATCAAACAGGCTCAGGCCGTGCGGGATTATTTCGGATCGGAAGGGATCCGCTTCGATCATGCCTACAGTTCCACATCGGAAAGGGCAAGCGATACGCTGGAACTGATCACCGGCATGCCCTATGCACGTCTGAAAGGATTGAAGGAAGTCAATTATGGCTTCTTCGAAGGGGAGCGGGAGATGCTCAAACCGAAAGAGCCGCAGGAAATCGTGTCTTTCTTTGTGCCATTCGGAGGGGAAAATACGAATGATGTGGCGGAGCGGGTGGCGAAGACATTGACGGAAGTGATGGAGCAGGGAGATCATACGAACGTTTTGGCGGTTTCGCACAGTGGGGCCTGCTACAACTTTTTGAAGCTTTGGCAAGACCCGGCGGAGGAGTTGGCGAAAGGTTTCCCGAACGGGAGCATCTTCGTTTACGGATACAAAGAGAAGGAATTCCGATTGGAGGAAGTCGTCAGGCCGGTTTTATAG
- a CDS encoding aldo/keto reductase: protein MEYVKFGNTGMDVSRICLGCMSFGDPDTWLHKWALKEEESRPIIKRALELGINFFDTANVYSLGRSEEILGRAIKDFAKRDEVVIATKVHGKMHEGPNGSGLSRKSILSEIDNSLKRLDMDYVDLYIIHRWDYNTPIEETMEALHDVVKSGKARYIGASAMYAWQFQKALHVAEKNGWTRFVSMQDHLNLLYREEEREMLPLCREEKIAVTPYSPMASGRLTRDWSETSKRMETDNVARSKYDATADKDRIIVERLAQIAADRGVSRVEIALAWLLQKEPVVAPIIGATKLEHLEKPVEAVSVKLTDAEVAFLEEPYVPHLIVGHS, encoded by the coding sequence ATGGAGTATGTGAAATTCGGTAACACAGGGATGGATGTATCCCGGATCTGTTTGGGCTGCATGAGCTTCGGGGATCCGGATACCTGGCTGCACAAATGGGCGCTGAAGGAAGAAGAAAGCAGACCGATCATCAAACGAGCCTTGGAATTGGGCATCAATTTCTTCGATACAGCGAATGTCTACTCGCTGGGAAGAAGCGAAGAAATCCTCGGACGCGCCATCAAGGACTTTGCGAAGCGGGATGAAGTGGTCATCGCGACGAAGGTCCACGGCAAGATGCACGAGGGCCCGAACGGTTCCGGGCTGTCCCGCAAGTCCATCCTGAGCGAAATCGACAACAGCTTGAAGCGCCTGGATATGGATTATGTGGACCTCTACATCATCCACCGTTGGGATTACAACACGCCGATCGAGGAAACGATGGAAGCTCTGCACGATGTGGTGAAATCCGGGAAGGCCCGTTATATCGGCGCTTCCGCGATGTATGCCTGGCAGTTCCAAAAAGCGCTGCACGTAGCGGAAAAGAACGGCTGGACGCGCTTCGTGTCGATGCAGGACCATCTGAATCTGCTTTACCGCGAAGAGGAGCGGGAAATGCTGCCGCTTTGCCGGGAAGAAAAAATCGCTGTGACCCCTTACAGTCCAATGGCTTCAGGCCGATTGACGCGCGACTGGTCGGAGACGTCCAAGCGGATGGAAACGGACAATGTGGCGCGTTCGAAGTACGATGCCACTGCCGATAAGGACCGGATCATCGTCGAACGCTTGGCCCAGATAGCCGCCGACAGAGGCGTTTCGCGCGTCGAAATCGCCTTGGCTTGGCTGCTGCAGAAGGAACCGGTTGTAGCTCCCATCATCGGGGCGACCAAGCTGGAGCATCTGGAAAAACCGGTGGAAGCCGTATCGGTCAAGCTGACCGATGCCGAAGTCGCCTTTTTGGAAGAACCGTATGTCCCGCATTTGATTGTCGGACACAGCTGA
- a CDS encoding DUF1232 domain-containing protein has translation MKVKKKISLTPFSKVKSLILSLFDSKVDGKKKWLVLGIILYIISPIDIIPDFIPMAGYADDVLLPILFLVAEKLLSDGAIEGNERPIKEAKKI, from the coding sequence ATGAAAGTAAAAAAGAAAATCAGTCTGACACCTTTCAGTAAAGTCAAGTCACTTATCCTTTCCCTGTTCGATTCCAAAGTCGACGGCAAGAAAAAATGGCTGGTGTTGGGGATCATTCTTTACATCATCAGTCCAATCGACATTATCCCGGATTTTATCCCAATGGCCGGTTATGCGGATGATGTGCTGTTGCCGATCCTGTTTTTGGTCGCTGAAAAATTATTGAGCGACGGAGCGATTGAAGGAAACGAACGTCCTATCAAAGAAGCCAAAAAAATATAA
- a CDS encoding MFS transporter produces the protein MVILLAIIYVTFISLGLPDAVLGSAWPAMYQSLNANIASAGIMSMIICGGTIISSMFSGKLIAKFGTGKLTTFSVFLTALALIGISLSPIFLVMCLWAVPLGLGAGAVDSALNNFVALHYKAIHMNWLHCFWGIGATSGPLIISFLLKNQFGWRNGYLLIGMIQIALVIILFLNLNKWTKNSSNQTAEDTGTHSVSIKEVLKISGAKSALIGFLAYCGIESTVSLWGSSYLVFEKNISSTVAASWISLFFIGITLGRFLSGFLSIKINNQHLIQIGQLVIFLGVVVMMFFGSDEVQGLSFILIGLGCAPIYPSMLHETPQRFGSRISQSMMGIQMASAYIGSTCIPPIIGFLATEISFKIFPLSLFLLILTMNLSYKKINAVSTETVNM, from the coding sequence GTGGTAATTTTATTGGCAATAATCTATGTGACTTTTATCAGTTTGGGTTTGCCGGATGCGGTATTGGGTTCCGCTTGGCCTGCGATGTACCAATCACTCAATGCAAACATCGCTTCAGCTGGAATAATGTCCATGATCATTTGTGGCGGTACAATCATATCAAGTATGTTCAGCGGTAAACTGATTGCCAAATTTGGTACAGGAAAACTTACAACCTTCAGTGTGTTCCTTACCGCACTAGCATTGATAGGCATTTCGCTATCACCTATTTTTCTTGTTATGTGTCTTTGGGCAGTACCATTAGGATTAGGTGCTGGGGCGGTTGATTCAGCATTAAATAACTTTGTGGCACTTCATTATAAAGCTATCCATATGAATTGGCTGCATTGCTTTTGGGGTATCGGAGCGACATCTGGCCCATTAATCATCTCGTTTCTTTTAAAAAATCAGTTTGGTTGGAGGAATGGTTACCTGCTCATTGGAATGATACAAATAGCATTGGTAATTATATTATTTCTGAATTTGAATAAATGGACGAAGAACTCATCTAATCAAACAGCGGAGGATACAGGAACCCACAGCGTTTCCATCAAAGAAGTACTGAAAATTTCTGGTGCTAAGTCTGCGCTAATAGGATTCCTTGCTTATTGCGGCATTGAATCCACAGTCAGTCTTTGGGGAAGTTCGTATTTGGTTTTTGAAAAAAACATAAGCTCTACTGTGGCTGCTTCTTGGATTTCACTATTCTTTATCGGGATAACGCTTGGGAGGTTCCTGTCTGGCTTCTTATCCATCAAGATAAATAATCAACATTTGATCCAGATAGGACAATTGGTCATTTTTTTAGGGGTTGTTGTAATGATGTTCTTTGGATCCGACGAAGTACAAGGCCTTTCTTTCATTTTGATCGGATTGGGTTGTGCTCCGATCTATCCCTCTATGCTTCATGAGACACCCCAAAGATTCGGTTCGAGAATTTCACAAAGTATGATGGGTATTCAAATGGCTTCAGCATACATCGGGAGTACGTGTATACCTCCAATCATCGGGTTTTTAGCTACTGAAATTAGTTTTAAAATTTTCCCACTGAGCCTGTTCCTGTTGATTCTGACAATGAATCTTAGTTATAAGAAAATTAATGCTGTCTCAACTGAAACAGTAAACATGTAA
- a CDS encoding ROK family protein codes for MEGGNAKQIKQLNKDVLRKLLKGKSYRTKPELAELSGLSVVTVNSLIKELIEDNEVRGLNEAKSTGGRRAKQFKYNENFKHFLVVCLSNEEEKECIHLGVANALGDIIFEEKHRFPTLSVETMLALMTIILIKFPIISFIGVGIPGLEIEKQLRIMDFKLFRNVNLREIISERFLLPVFIENDVNAAVYGYCKGKEIFNHQCAVGVYYPSTKPFVLPGAGIYLRGEIYSGKNGIAGEIGHLPLKTAIQEYQFIGAKELERNLFETVLSLESVLDPDTFLIYGNDFSDDNIERLQTFVLRSFPSITLPEVILRNDFSKDFTEGIRKRGLVYLNEHYK; via the coding sequence ATGGAAGGCGGGAATGCGAAACAAATAAAGCAACTAAATAAAGATGTACTACGGAAATTATTGAAAGGGAAAAGTTACCGTACGAAACCTGAACTTGCGGAATTATCCGGTTTAAGTGTCGTAACAGTCAATTCATTGATCAAGGAACTGATTGAAGATAATGAAGTGAGAGGATTAAATGAAGCGAAATCCACCGGCGGAAGGCGCGCTAAGCAATTTAAGTATAATGAAAATTTCAAGCATTTTTTAGTCGTCTGTTTATCCAATGAAGAAGAAAAAGAATGTATTCATTTGGGAGTAGCCAATGCTCTGGGGGATATCATTTTTGAGGAAAAGCATCGCTTCCCTACCTTGAGTGTGGAAACTATGTTGGCATTAATGACCATCATTCTAATTAAATTTCCCATCATTAGCTTCATTGGTGTAGGGATACCCGGTTTGGAGATCGAAAAACAATTAAGAATCATGGATTTTAAGCTTTTCAGAAATGTAAATCTCAGGGAGATCATTTCTGAAAGATTCTTATTACCTGTTTTTATTGAGAACGACGTGAATGCAGCCGTCTATGGTTACTGTAAAGGCAAGGAAATTTTCAACCATCAATGCGCAGTCGGTGTTTATTATCCCTCAACAAAACCTTTTGTACTCCCAGGTGCAGGGATTTATCTGAGAGGAGAAATCTACTCCGGGAAAAATGGGATAGCAGGTGAGATAGGACATCTCCCATTAAAAACGGCAATCCAGGAGTATCAATTTATCGGTGCCAAAGAGTTAGAAAGAAATTTATTTGAAACGGTCCTTTCTTTAGAATCTGTTCTGGACCCCGACACTTTTTTGATTTACGGAAATGATTTTTCCGACGATAATATAGAACGTTTACAAACATTTGTATTGCGTTCCTTTCCTTCTATAACCTTACCAGAAGTTATTCTTCGCAATGACTTTTCAAAAGATTTTACAGAGGGGATCAGAAAACGGGGTTTGGTTTATCTAAATGAACATTATAAATAA
- a CDS encoding Cof-type HAD-IIB family hydrolase, with the protein MAVKLIAVDMDGTFLKSNQDYNRERFRKIYSQIQKKNIRFVVASGNQYAQLKSFFPEIEKEISFISENGAYCVHEGTELFSSEMAAHTVSQILKVLKKYEEVDVILCGKKSAYIDQTASVEFENHAIIYYHLLKRIPDMYSNGPEVDGSILKIALTCPPEKTSEILNGLQVELKDSVSCVSSGHGDIDLIIPGIHKANALGKLSEHLDIQPEEVAAFGDGGNDLEMLAFAGYSYAMANGQEKIIKTAKFKARSNDEDGVLEVLENLISESREA; encoded by the coding sequence ATGGCTGTGAAATTGATTGCTGTAGATATGGATGGTACATTCTTAAAAAGTAACCAAGATTATAATCGCGAGCGTTTCAGAAAAATATATTCTCAGATCCAAAAAAAGAATATCAGGTTTGTCGTAGCCAGCGGAAATCAATACGCACAATTAAAATCCTTCTTTCCAGAGATAGAGAAGGAAATTTCATTCATTTCCGAAAATGGAGCCTACTGTGTCCATGAAGGGACAGAGCTGTTTTCTTCAGAAATGGCGGCACATACTGTCAGCCAAATTTTGAAAGTACTTAAAAAATACGAAGAAGTAGATGTCATCTTGTGCGGCAAAAAGTCGGCTTATATTGATCAGACCGCTTCTGTTGAATTCGAGAATCATGCCATTATATATTACCATTTACTGAAGAGGATTCCTGATATGTATTCAAACGGTCCAGAAGTTGACGGCAGCATCTTAAAAATCGCTCTGACATGTCCTCCCGAAAAAACTTCAGAAATTTTGAATGGTTTACAAGTTGAATTGAAAGATAGTGTTTCATGCGTATCGAGTGGACATGGAGATATTGATCTCATCATTCCCGGTATTCATAAAGCAAATGCCCTTGGGAAATTATCGGAACACTTAGATATCCAACCCGAAGAAGTCGCTGCATTCGGAGATGGCGGAAATGACCTAGAGATGTTAGCATTTGCGGGTTACAGCTATGCTATGGCTAATGGACAAGAAAAAATAATAAAAACCGCAAAATTCAAAGCTCGCTCCAATGATGAAGATGGTGTATTGGAAGTTCTTGAAAATCTGATTTCAGAAAGCAGAGAAGCCTAG
- a CDS encoding nuclear transport factor 2 family protein, whose amino-acid sequence MTIPNTDHQSIEAEIKKLIAIYVQAVDEANTVLAAKIWLDSPEVSFLHPKGHEHGWEEIKENFFEDLMGSRFSKRKLTVYDISVKIFGETVFAEFYWDFDAVFSDGTPKQTAGRETQVFTRNENSEWVLVHVHYSNMPVTGEREGF is encoded by the coding sequence GTGACCATCCCAAACACAGATCACCAAAGTATCGAAGCAGAAATCAAAAAGCTAATCGCTATCTACGTTCAAGCAGTCGATGAAGCAAATACAGTACTGGCAGCCAAAATTTGGCTGGATTCCCCTGAAGTTTCCTTTCTGCACCCAAAGGGACACGAACACGGATGGGAAGAAATCAAAGAGAACTTCTTCGAAGATTTGATGGGAAGCCGATTCAGCAAGAGAAAGCTGACTGTATATGATATTTCAGTAAAAATTTTCGGCGAAACGGTGTTCGCGGAATTTTACTGGGATTTTGACGCTGTCTTCTCCGACGGTACCCCAAAACAAACTGCAGGGCGAGAAACACAGGTATTCACGCGGAACGAAAATTCCGAATGGGTTCTTGTTCATGTCCACTATTCCAACATGCCCGTTACAGGCGAGCGCGAAGGGTTTTAA
- the nfsA gene encoding oxygen-insensitive NADPH nitroreductase yields MNETIARILAHRTVRDFEDRALSPEQIETIVRSAQAASTSSFVQAYSIIGVTDPDKKRELAKIARNQHFVAENGHFLVFCADLHRHDVIGKMEGKDVTASLESTEKFMVSVVDASLAAQNAALAAEAMGLGICYVGGLRNDLEKVSELLKIPDKVIPLFGLAVGYPASVNDQKPRLPFEHIYHENEYQQNNAVYKSQLKQYNEEIQEYYRARTEGERCDTWTGQIAEMLSHPQRMYMHDFVKKQGMNKN; encoded by the coding sequence ATGAATGAAACAATCGCGCGCATCCTGGCGCATCGTACGGTAAGGGATTTTGAAGACAGGGCATTGAGCCCGGAACAGATAGAAACAATCGTCCGCAGTGCCCAAGCGGCTTCCACCTCGAGTTTTGTGCAGGCCTACTCCATCATCGGTGTCACGGATCCCGACAAAAAACGCGAATTGGCGAAAATCGCGCGCAACCAACATTTTGTTGCCGAAAATGGCCATTTCTTAGTATTTTGCGCCGACCTGCATCGCCATGATGTGATCGGAAAGATGGAAGGGAAGGATGTTACAGCCTCGCTCGAGAGCACCGAGAAATTCATGGTCAGCGTGGTTGATGCATCCCTGGCTGCCCAGAATGCTGCTTTGGCGGCTGAAGCGATGGGGCTCGGGATCTGTTACGTAGGTGGATTACGGAATGACCTCGAAAAAGTCAGCGAACTCCTGAAGATTCCCGATAAAGTGATCCCGCTTTTCGGACTGGCGGTCGGTTATCCGGCCAGCGTCAACGACCAGAAGCCGCGCTTGCCTTTTGAACATATTTATCATGAAAATGAGTATCAACAAAATAATGCAGTCTACAAATCCCAACTGAAGCAGTACAACGAAGAGATCCAAGAGTACTATCGGGCGCGGACCGAAGGCGAACGCTGCGACACATGGACCGGACAGATAGCAGAGATGCTCTCCCATCCGCAACGCATGTACATGCATGATTTCGTCAAAAAGCAAGGGATGAACAAGAACTGA